GCGCCCGACCTGGATGGTCTGGCCGGGCCGCCGCGCCAGATTGGCGTCTTCCCGCGCCACACTCAGCGTGCCGCTCGCCACGACGAAGGCGGCTTCGGCGAACTGGCCCTCGCGAAACAGGATCTCGCCGCGGTTCAGCGGCCGGTTATCGGCGCTGATGGCAATCGCCCGCAAGGCATCGCGACCGAGCATGTTCAGCATCGGCACGGTCTCAAGCAGGGCGATGTCGTCCTCGATGGACATGCGGGCGCGTTCGACTCCGGCCAGACGATGAACTCGGTCCGGCGCGGCGAATCGCTCCGCCGCCCCGGCTCACGGCAGCAATTTGTAGCCGCCCGCCTCCGTGGCGAGCAGGTTGGGGTGGGACGGATCCTTCTCGATCTTCTGCCGCAGGCGGTAGATGTGGGTTTCCAGCGTGTGCGTGGTCACGCCGGAATTGTAGCCCCACACTTCCTGCAGCAGAATCTCGCGCGCCACCGGCTTCTTCCCCGCGCGGTAGAGATAGCGCAGGATCGCCGTCTCCTTTTCCGTGAGGCGGATCTTGGAGTTGCGCTCCGTGACCAGCATCTTCGCGCCCGGCCGGAAGGTGTACGGGCCGATGGTGAAAACCGCGTCCTCGCTCGCCTCATGCGAGCGCATCTGGGCGCGGATGCGGGCGAGCAGCACGGCGAAGCGGAACGGCTTGGTGACGTAGTCGTTCGCCCCGGCTTCCAGCCCCATGATGGTGTCGCTGTCGGTATCGTGGCCAGTCAGCATGATGACCGGCGCCTTGAAGCCGCCCTGGCGCATCTTGCGCACCGCTTCGCGCCCGTCCATGTCCGGCAGGCCGACATCCATCAGCACCAGATCAATGCGATTGGCCTCGACGGCAGTGATCGCACCCTGCGCGGTTTCCTCGGCAAC
Above is a window of Ancylobacter sp. WKF20 DNA encoding:
- a CDS encoding response regulator transcription factor; translated protein: MANAHRVLVVEDDKDLRDALVEQLSLYDEFEIVAEETAQGAITAVEANRIDLVLMDVGLPDMDGREAVRKMRQGGFKAPVIMLTGHDTDSDTIMGLEAGANDYVTKPFRFAVLLARIRAQMRSHEASEDAVFTIGPYTFRPGAKMLVTERNSKIRLTEKETAILRYLYRAGKKPVAREILLQEVWGYNSGVTTHTLETHIYRLRQKIEKDPSHPNLLATEAGGYKLLP